A window of Aurantibacillus circumpalustris genomic DNA:
GGGAAATATGGCCACAACGGGTGCGCATCAAAATATATTTAGTGGTGGCAGCAATACTTACGATGCGTTCCTTGTAAAATTTAATTCTACCGCGGTGCGTCAATGGGCTACCTATTATGGTGGAACTGGAGTTGACTACGGATACGAGGTTAATTGTGATGCCAGTGGTAACGTATTTGTGGTTGGTGAAACCACTTCTTCCACTACTGGCGTTATTGCTACCGCAGGAGCGCACCAGGTAGTTTACGGATCTTCTTCTGCACCAGCTAATCAGGGAGATGGATTTCTTGTTATGTTTAATTCGTCTGGTATTCGCCAATGGGGCACCTATTATGGAGGTGAAAAACCGGATGCTGTGAATGGATTATCACTAGATAATTCCGGGAACATATACATCATTGGCAGTTCGCAATCAACTTTGGGTATAGCTACTCCTGGAAGTCATCAGGCCTTGCTTTCAACGGCGGAGGATGGCTTTATTGCGAAATTCAATTCGCAAGGTGTGAGACAATGGGGGACATATTATGCAGGAAATGCAACAGGTAAAGATTGCGCTAATAATGCTTCCGGAGACGTATACGTTTGTGGTGTAACAACGAGTAGCACTGGTATTGCTACAGCGGGATGTCACCAGGCTGTTTTCGGCGGAGGTAGCGATGCCTACTACGCAAAATTTAATTCATTAGGAGTTCTTCAATGGGGAACTTATTACGGTGGGTCTGCATTAGATGCCGCCCATACCATTGCAGTGGACGCGTCAGGTAACGTATATAGTGGAGGTTATTGTGCCTCATCCACTGGGACTGTATTCGCGACAATAGGTAGTCACCAACCAACTTATGGAGGAGGGGCGTACGATGGCTACGTCGTTAAATTTGATCAGGCAGGTGTAAGACTTTGGGGGACGTATTATGGAGGTGCGGGATATGAAGGGATTGGGGTTAAACCAGACGCTTCTGGAAATGTATATGTTTATGGCTCTACGAACACAAGTACTGGAACTGCAGTGGCGACCTCATGTTCTTACCAAGACCAGTATGCAGGAGGAAGCAGTGATTTATTTGTGGTAAAATTTACTGCTGCTGGTTCCAGAGTATGGGGCACGTATTTTGGCAGTATGTACAGCGACGATGGAGTTGGATTAAGCATAGATGCAAATAACGATATTTATCTTTGTGGCATAACACTTGCCAATTCGGGAACCGTTATAGCCAGCAATGGTGCTCACCAGGCGATTTATGGTGGAGGAGCGGCAGATGCGGTTCTTATTAAACTCACAGATTGCAATCCAGGTCCGCCAATTGACCTTACTCCACCCTCTGGCCACTTGGTATGTGTGGGAGATACAGCAAAATTATCTACCACATGTGGAAACTGGTATTCTTCTCTCGCAGGAACTACTATTCTGAGCACGGGTAGCAGTTTTACAGTGGGCCCACTTTTTGCCGATACGACCTTATACGTAGAAGATTTTGGGTGTGGCGTCGTTAGCAGCATTAGAACGGCTATCACTGTCACTGTAGTAACCCCTATCATTACTCTCACGAACAGTAACCCTCAGGCTTGTGTCGGTGAAAATATCACCCTTACAGCGTCCGGAGCCAGCACTTATAGTTGGACATCCCCTTTCACTAATTCCGTTTCTACAAGCATACAGGCCTACGTGTTCCTTAACACAACCTACACGGTTACGGGGCAAGATGCTAACGGTTGTAGATCGACCGCAACAATTGCAGTAGCCCCGAATCTTTGCGATGGTCTTGGTGAAAATGGTTTTTACGATAAGCCAATTGTTATTTATCCCAATCCGAATAACGGTTCTTTCACGCTTCAATCTGCTTCTTCCATAGAGCTTAGTGTTACAAATGAAATGGGTCAAATCATCCGAACGGTTTCTTTATCTCCTTCAACAAATTTTAGGGGGATAATTGACGAACTTCCAAACGGCGTTTATTTTTTAAGCGGGGATACCGAAAATAAAATCGCTACCAAAAAAATTGTTGTAATTCGTTGATCAGAGAATTCAACTAAATTAGTTTATTGGGAGGTAATTCTTTTAAGTTCTTCTCCAAAAATAAGGCTTCTACTTGTCAATTTAGACAGCTGCAAAAACTGGTTATAATTTAAAAATTGGTTTATATTTGGGTAGCCGAGAATAAATTCATTTACCCATTTGTAAATGTTTGGTTTCGCACTAAGGCTTTGGATAGCCTTAGTTGCATTACCACTCACACAACTGAAAACAAATAAATATGTACAATTTTTCATACTTCAAAGAAAAGGACAAACAAACAATTTTGGATTTTATAGAAGAGAATCCGTTTGCGTTTATGACAGGAAGCAATTTATCTGGTAAACAAGTTGCAACACAGATTCCACTTTTACTCGAAGAAAAAAATGGTGAGTTATTTTTGCAAGGACATTTTATGCGAAATACAGACCATCATAAAGCCTTCATGGAAAACCCAAATGCATTACTTGTATTTACCGGGCCAAGTTGTTATGTGAGCGCTTCTTGGTATAGCAATCCACAAATTGGTTCAACTTGGAATTACATGAGTGTTCATATTGGCGGACAAATAAATTTTATGTCGAATGATGAATTAATAAAGTTTATGCGAAAACTCACACTGAAATTTGAAAAAGGCAATACGCAGTCACTAACTTTTTATGACAATCTTCCTGACAAATTTTTAGATAAAATGATGCCAGCGATTGTTGGGTTCGAAATTAGGGCAGAGAAAATTGAGAACGTTTTTAAACTCAGTCAAAACAGAGATGAAAAAAGTTATCTCAATATTATTTCAAAACTTGAAGAGCAAGGAGGAAATAGTGCTTCGATTGCTTTAGAAATGCGGAAAAGAAAAACAGAATTATTCCCCCCAGGCGTTGAATGGGACGGTTCAAAATTTGATTCCTAACACATTAAAACTAAATGTTGTGGGAACCGCCTAGCTGCGGATTTGGAACGGTACAATTGTATTATATTAATATTATCTTTGATTATCCGACAACAAATAGCGTTTCCCATTTGTAAATGGTTGTTTTCGCACCAAGCCGTTAGTTATAGAGGTGAAATCCTGGACCAATTCTTCTACGAATTTTGACCAGACAGTATAAATAAATCTACAACTGCTTCAAGGTTTAATTAAATTACCCTTTCAAAAAATTTGTAAGTTGAATAAGTCTATGAAAACCCACAAATAATGCCGCCCATTAAGGCTAAACACACTGTAAAGTAACCACCATTAATAGCAATGTATTTAAACCCGCGACGTTCAAACATTGCATTGATAGCAATCACTGGTGTTATCAAAAAAATTCCAGTTAAGGTACCGTGAAAAGCACCATGCTTAAAGGTACGGTAACTGTTACCATATAATTCAAGAATGCGTTTCCATATCATGCTCGATTCAGAATTTGGATCGGCATAATCAGGTTGTTGACTTAAAAGTCCGAATGTACCGAACTGATGGATCACAATGCTCTGCATCATAAAGGCAATAAAAAATGAGAACAAAGCAGTAAGTCCAAAAATCAGACCCATGTTTGCGCCTTTTGCACTTTCTTCGGTAACACCTGTGGCTTTCATCCAGACAGCACCAAAACCAAATTTAGGATTGTACCAAACAAAACCTACAACCAAAGGAACTAAGGTTGCTACGAGTAGAATTAAAAAATTTATTTCCATGATAGTTATATTTTAAATCAAATATAATCTATTGGGTGAAGAATTCAAATTTTTCGGAATCGGCTTGATGACATACTCCGCAGGATTTATATGCTCCAATACCCTATCAAAATAAAAACACGCTATTCGCGAAGCTAAACGATGTAATGAACAAAAAATCCCCGAAACAATTTTGTCCCGAGGATTAAATTTTCAAAAGGTATATTTCAAAAAAGAAATAGTTAAACGTTTACCTAATAGATCTTCCATTTTCCATCTTCCCTTTTACATTTTTGACATTAGTTTGCCATAGGCTTCGGTCCTTTTAAATGTTTGTCAAAAAACTTCTCCATGGCACCATAAAAATCATAACGATTGTCTTCATTATGAAAACCATGGCCTTCATTGTCTTTTACCATGTAATCAACAACAACACCTCTTTTATTTAGCGCCTCTACAATCTGATCACTTTCGGCTTTGTTAACTCTTGGATCGTTAGCACCCTGAGCAATTAATAAAGGCACTTTAATATTATCTGTATGCAAAGCGGGAGAAGCTTCGGCCATAAGTAAACTATCTTTTTTAGGATCACCTACCATTTCATGAAACTGATCTAAGTAAGGTTTCCAATATGGAGGGATGGTATTCATAAACGTAAACAAATTACTTACGCCGACATAATCCACTGCACAAGCGTATAAATCGGGTGTAAAACAAATGCCGGCGAGTGTAGTGTAACCGCCATAACTTCCTCCATAAATAGCAACACGTTTTGGATCTGCAATGCCTTCGCTAATTAACCACTGTACACCGTCGGTAACATCATCCTGCATTTTTTTACCCCATTCTTTAAACGAAGCCATCCAGAATTTTTTTCCGTAACCAGTACTCCCTCTAAAGTTCATTTGCA
This region includes:
- a CDS encoding DUF7948 domain-containing protein, with translation MKKFTIFFYLMFLASFSVWSTTTPEINNPSKQLSFQENKGQVSDQNSRPRPDILFSGRTAGMNFYLAKNGISYQLQRVDSWKKCKSPLQRFNPSSSELKVPAQTTVYRLDIAWVNCSNPVQIEKKEALSGYNNYYLASCPDGALNVKSYTNLLYKEIYPGIDLKWYENSGNLKYDYYVSANSNYKNIQLEYKGADKIYVNDKGQLIVETPLGIIKEEKPLVLQNNKKLNATWLVKGNTVSFNIKNVDSSLPLIIDPMVRLWGTYYGGTGDDQTFHVTNDAAGNVFMSGWTTSSGNMATTGAHQNIFSGGSNTYDAFLVKFNSTAVRQWATYYGGTGVDYGYEVNCDASGNVFVVGETTSSTTGVIATAGAHQVVYGSSSAPANQGDGFLVMFNSSGIRQWGTYYGGEKPDAVNGLSLDNSGNIYIIGSSQSTLGIATPGSHQALLSTAEDGFIAKFNSQGVRQWGTYYAGNATGKDCANNASGDVYVCGVTTSSTGIATAGCHQAVFGGGSDAYYAKFNSLGVLQWGTYYGGSALDAAHTIAVDASGNVYSGGYCASSTGTVFATIGSHQPTYGGGAYDGYVVKFDQAGVRLWGTYYGGAGYEGIGVKPDASGNVYVYGSTNTSTGTAVATSCSYQDQYAGGSSDLFVVKFTAAGSRVWGTYFGSMYSDDGVGLSIDANNDIYLCGITLANSGTVIASNGAHQAIYGGGAADAVLIKLTDCNPGPPIDLTPPSGHLVCVGDTAKLSTTCGNWYSSLAGTTILSTGSSFTVGPLFADTTLYVEDFGCGVVSSIRTAITVTVVTPIITLTNSNPQACVGENITLTASGASTYSWTSPFTNSVSTSIQAYVFLNTTYTVTGQDANGCRSTATIAVAPNLCDGLGENGFYDKPIVIYPNPNNGSFTLQSASSIELSVTNEMGQIIRTVSLSPSTNFRGIIDELPNGVYFLSGDTENKIATKKIVVIR
- a CDS encoding FMN-binding negative transcriptional regulator, coding for MYNFSYFKEKDKQTILDFIEENPFAFMTGSNLSGKQVATQIPLLLEEKNGELFLQGHFMRNTDHHKAFMENPNALLVFTGPSCYVSASWYSNPQIGSTWNYMSVHIGGQINFMSNDELIKFMRKLTLKFEKGNTQSLTFYDNLPDKFLDKMMPAIVGFEIRAEKIENVFKLSQNRDEKSYLNIISKLEEQGGNSASIALEMRKRKTELFPPGVEWDGSKFDS
- a CDS encoding DUF1761 domain-containing protein, with the translated sequence MEINFLILLVATLVPLVVGFVWYNPKFGFGAVWMKATGVTEESAKGANMGLIFGLTALFSFFIAFMMQSIVIHQFGTFGLLSQQPDYADPNSESSMIWKRILELYGNSYRTFKHGAFHGTLTGIFLITPVIAINAMFERRGFKYIAINGGYFTVCLALMGGIICGFS